The sequence ttttatattgcgAACACGCGGTGGGAGGAAGGGAAGACCGAATAGGATGAATCTAATTCTCGATCTCTGCATTCACCAACTACAAGGAACTCTTTATTAGGTGGCTTTCAGTGAAAATAACCATTTTAAGTAAATATCTAAATTTATATGCGTTAGtactttataatataataaaatacaggCGTAATTTCCTAATGAACACCAAATATAATAAGCTTTAAATTCGAAATagatccattaaaaaaaaagatacaattATCCCAATTATAAATGCAATGAATTGAACAACTTCTGTGCAAATGTTTGTAGAGACTTGAGACAGCAGGGTTGCACCCATGACCCATCGTGGGGTTGAAGCCATGATGCTTTGCTTGACATCAAGCTTAAATGGTTGTCCCCTTGTGTATACCGTTATGTTTGcccattaacatttttttttttatgaaagacaacaaaattttgattgaacatgcataattagtttattttaaaaacttttgaatGGTTAATTATTTGCAGCCACACCATAAAATGATCAATCTCTCCTGAGCCTTAATTTATATGCTTTAATACTCCTGATAAGGTCAGGTTTGTGTGGACAAGCTTGCCAACCATGGTGGCAATATGCCAATATGTTTTACTGTCTTTAGTATTTAGTATTTATTagtgtttcttcttttttagctATTCCTCTTATCTCTAACATGCTCGTGGATGTTCTTTGATACATGAATAGCAGTGGGCCAGTGAGAgctattttgaataaaattttgagcaaaaaactataaaagagaagaataaattaaattaaaaagatatataaatcTAATTTTGACATAAATTAGAACTAACTTATGtatattaactttaaaaaatcattcttttatgaaaacttcAATAGTTTGACATTCttaccttaaaaataattttaattttaatcactaTTGATCTTTTTGATTTAAATTGTGTGCAATTTTGatctttaatgtttttttaactaattaaatatcTGTATTTGTAAAATTAAGCAAATACTTAGGGTTTATAATAaattcaagattaaaataatttaaaaggttATAAGTTaggaaattagtaaaaaaaaaaattgagcgtATAACTTGGAATATTTCTTAGTATTGTTAGCAagttaaaaatacaaattaagagAATCAAGTTGagcgttttttttcttcttttttctttgtcatGTTCAATTTGAGTTAAAAGGATGCATCATGTATATTACATCCAATGTGTTGATGGGCTCATAGACTAAACCGACTCAAGTTAAAGCATCATTTAACATTAAGCATGAATGGATTCAGCACTGGGCCATAGACCAAAAACAAACACTGAAGTGAAAGAAATTgtagaaaaatgttattttgattGTAATGAAAACAGAGCAAAGCAATTGGTGCGCACATGGGTCCTCTTAGGTGAGAGAAAAGTGGTGTTCTTGACTTTTCAACGCTGATGCAGttgttgagaggagaatgggaatcCACACTGTTTGATGGAttcattttattgtttgatCTGCATCTATTGTCAACGCGCCTCACATGTCATAACAATCTAATCTATCCGTAACCGCTAACCATTTATTACAACATGACATGTGGtttcttatttatttccttGTCTTTCTGTTATGTTAGCTTAACTCTTTCCTTCCATCTTCTGAGATCTGCCATCAACATTGCACCTTTGCCCAACATAATATCCTTGTCATATGACACCTACTTCTTCATCTCTCTCTAATCAAAGTTAGGTATATGAACCATAATATTAAACTCCCTATTAGTGTCCATAGTTCACTTAACCCTATGTGTAATTTAATTACAAGTTATTCACTGTGTAATTTTTTCTTAACCCTTTGTTGGTAGAATGGATAGAAATAGAAGATAGATTTTTGAATTAGAGTGTGTTTAGTTgagtgaaatgaaatgaaatggaaTGTAGATGATTTgagattaaatttttaaattaaagtacagtataaaaatatgatctcattttattattttattgttatatgttattttttttagctcTTTCATCCTGACCAAACaagggtaaaataaaatatagaaagtGTGAGTTCCACACAATTTCTCCTATGTTACTTTCTCCACTCACCCTATTTTTCTCTTaccaaacaaaacataaaattattcatttaattgaaggatttatgtttaatttttttgtgggTAGAATTTTTTTGAGTTAACAATCACATCCAACGAGTAAAATTAATCTTTGTCTCAGTGGTTTAGGAGACACATGTAATTTATaacttaggaaaaaaaattataaattattatgtacaataatatcatttattttataataattattttataaattatatttaaaataatttataactgattaatattgtaaattttttacaccgaatatatgcaaaaagataatattttaattaattaagttagaaATATAGTATTTAAGGAAAAAGGAACTTTGTAATGTatcataaaaacatatgtaaacGCTAAAAAGTACTGATGAAAATGACAATGTAGTCATGTAGATCTTTTTGATATAAAAGATTGAGCACCATCCCCAGAGTATCATTCCAccttttttaatgaaattcaaTTATTAACTGTTATTGAATCCGATAAGAACAACTACATTTCTAAATTTAGATTTCCGTATTCGAAATTATTTTGCTGGTCTTTTTAGGACGATGAGATTGGAAAAAATGGCTAAAACTAAAGAGCAGAGTTGAACGAATTTAAGCAATCCGTAAAAGTAATTACACATAATTAACACATAATGTTTTCTAGCCAAAGACCTGTATGTGAGATCAATTGTCTATcctgattcaatttttttttacacgagAGTAGAACGTCAAGTACGTTGTAATTTTCCatcaaatatatcatatatgtacCATTTATGCGAAGAAAATTATTCCTCATATCAACCTCACCTCATCAATAATGTATATCAGTCacattttttaagtgttttatTTGAGTTTCCTTTAGATTtttgtaatagaaaaaaatgcaCATGCAGACATTGGTTGTCAGACTTTGATTTGCTGGACACTGTAAGTTGTAACCCTCTTTCCTAAGCAAAATTTGTTGGCAAATGCTAATTAAtgcattaaaaatatgttttaagatgttataattgaatatttttttgttaaaacttataattattgttattttcataatttttaatacactttgtaattgtttaaataaattcgtttaaaaaatgtttaaataattttttatgcaatactttttaattagtaattttaattcCAAGCCACTGATCTCAACATGACCCAGATCTTTATAATGCTGGCCATGTTACATCCCTCCCCATCCCACTGATATTCTTTCGTTTTTTTCTTGGGTTTGGAGAAAACTGAAAAGAGTCTCTGCTTTCTATGATGTTCAGTTGTTCACAGATTAATATGCCATGTATCTTCTTTCTAgatcattaatttaattgaggTTTTTAATTGCAGAATGATGCTACTATTAGAATACTCAGCGGAACTGCGAGAGGATCCTATGGGAAGTATTGTCTTTGCTACATCTCAATCTCCTGCGTCTCATAATTTATGAGAACTTGTGTAAGAATTTTGTCTGTGAATCGTATGAAACTGTAAGCATTTCTATAAATATTGAATGAGTCTTGAAAAAATATGTACTAATTCTGATGAGTTTTTAGAATTCAATTTAcctaattttttatgtaaaaaaaaaatcacaattttgttataagctttttataatttaatgattcCAATATTGTttactataatattttaaaaataatgtgtaTTGTACTGATATCATGAGTGAGTCAACTCTCGTTTTCTCTTTATAAACAGCTTATctaattctcttgatgtgacCCAAACGGAACTTGAGAATTAATATTTACAACTTGCAAGCATTAATTTACATGCCTCGATTcattatactaatatatatagaaACCACTAACCAGTCAACATATCAAGAACTACAATCTTAAAaagataatacattttttttgggtgaagctctaaagtaaataataaaaggaatttaaaacttaattcatgattttaaaatttcgatctaataatataaatgttttttacaggatataaatatttagttatatatttgtgttatgaaattagaataaatcatacattatttcttaatttgaatatattataaatttaaataaggaCATATTATAACTTAGCTattctaattaatataattatacattttcatgaattaatgataaattttatttaccgTCTTTTACACACAAATATAATTGATATGATTTTATTGCCGATATGAATTggagaaaaaaagtaattatactTTGTAACAgttgactttattttttatttatggaaattgactttattatttaaagtttaattgaattgcttaagttaattaaaattaaaattagcaaATATTGATTagttattttagaaatttttttaaacacttttcaacattaacaaatagcTTTAAAAACTCATAAATTCCCGTAAATATCTATCAGTAACACTAACACTAACACATGGATAGGTCTTATGTGGATGAGTAATTTTTTACCCACAGAAATAGGTAGTGGGCTAGTGGCCAGTTGGGGGCTACAAGTTACAATAGTTACTGCCACCTTCTATTTATAGCCATGTGATCATGAGAATGAGACTGGTAAATGCTTCAACAGCCTAATGACTAAAACTAtctaactaaaattaataatatctgtataaaaagatatttgaaGACTTAATCTTCTaactttacttttttctttaagaGTACGATCATTGTTTTGtcatttatgattttatcaATCAAGATTAGCAATTATATGCTCAAAAGTGAGTGgatatataaactttttatgAATGTGGGACACATATAAAAACGatctaaaagcttttgaaagtAAATCATGGAAAAATCTTCGTGACATTTAGGGTCTAAATATTATGCGTGAAAATATAGGTATTAGCAAAATTCTTTGAGATTATCCCAAAttgtatttgttttcttgttataaataaaatgatataaccatcattgtttttaaaaaaaaaaacaaagtttggCTTTATTTGGGTTTGTCAACTTTGATTCAAATTTGTTAGAGTTCAaagtaacttttaattaaatatctaagattagaaaatatagaaacaaaaagttagacagatttttttttttttaaaagatgtcTAGTACTACTATACGTGTGGGACAAATGTTCAATTAACTTAATATAGACATGTGTTTCATGGGTATTACAATATTGTAGAaagttgatgatttttttttaaatacacaaTAAAGCATTTATTAACGTTtcattaaaacataaaatatcaaGCAAATGAAGTATgaattatgaaatataaaagtACCTTAAATATAACTCATGAGTTGTTATcacttttgtaaaaaataatatcatactattatttatttatttaagatttaaatatattgtcaGTGTTTTAAATTGAGTGaggtcatttttattttgttcctccaaatttaaatttgtttttttttatctctcaatttcaaaaatattttttcgccttttttttataatccaatttttttagtctcttaggttaaaaaaaaatcaacatgtcAATCACcccaaaatcaataaaaaaaaaatgattgtgcGGTGAATGTCAAATAAGAAATTCCGACAATCCAAACAATGGTTCACAATGATTTTGGGTCAATGACTCCAATTGCAACACCTATGAAGACGTCGATACTCAAAGTTAGGATGTGAGTTAAGAAGTGAGAATGAGTGAAATTGGTCTATGCCGGGAGAAGAGTCCATGTATAAAGACATTATTGGTGGAAAAAATTGTTAGATTATTTATGTGCCATGTGAAAAGTTACGTGATTGAATCTATTATATTTGAGTATTTGACTTCTTATATTCGTGTTATTATCCGTTCTTTCATGGTATATTTTGAGTTAATCATGGCTGCCGATTTTTGTGATAAGTTATTGTATGTTTGGTGTTCTTATACTAAGTGACCTTCAAGGCATCCCTATCAATGAAAATTTACTTTGATAAGATAATACAGGTTTAACGATGAAAATAAATGTAACTTTCATAATAGTTGCTCCCAAGTATTATTTTTAAGCAATATTGACTTAAATAATTTACAAGTGAATATTTCTTCGAGGACAatgtattttgaaatttaaaaatgtttttgaaaaacttttcaaTGTTAACAAATATCTATAAAAGCTCATAAATAGCCATAAATATCACACAGTGGATATCGACGTGAATAATGATCAGTTTTTACACTAAAAAATAGGTAGTGTGGACTACAATTCTTATTCACTTCATCATGTCtaatgactcaaattatctaattaaaattaacatttatagTGTAAAATGTTTGTGTAAAAAACAAGTTTAAATAAGTATTTGTAAACCTTATCTTCtagctttaatttttctttaacaatattatctttattttgtcATGCATGATTTTATCAATGAAGTGCTACAATTCATTTCGTGTCCTTTTCTCCAGGTTTATTTATTCATTGCCGCTTAAAAGTCAAAAGTGAGTGGATAAATTAAACTTGTCTTGAACCtagaaaacacataaaaaaaaaaaaagatctaaaagcttttgaaagtAAATCAAATCATGGGAAAATCTTCTTAGAGCAACATATCATATTTAAATAGTGTGTGTGAAAAAATAGGTATcaacaaaattttgtttattcAATTGCATCtatatattttgattcaaatttgtttggagtcaacataaaaaaaaattgtttattaaacCATTTTTTATAGTTACTTTAAGATGTCGAGTACCACTGTAAGTCTATAAGTGTGGGTCAAATGCTCAATTTAAATCAAACATAGACCTGCGATGCATGGGTATTTCAAAATTGTAGaagttatgtatttttatttttttttgaaacctaAGTTATGTATTTCATgtttcaaataaacaaaaaaataacaacaaatgacgtgaaaaataaaaagtaatttttgttgagaaagtatttttttgtaatacaaTAGAATTATGATAAATATCAATGTTATAAAATGTCATGTTCCTTAGAgcaatattatttctttttttagcaAGATTTGTAAATTCTCTAACTaactaaatattcatttttcttataaaaaaactgAATATTCATTTTCATTGATTTTGGAATGAGTCAGTTATTCCTTCATCGTAATTGGTTGTGCGATAAAGAAAATACGTTAACGGAAAATTTTAGGAAGATATAAAAGACGTAAATAAAGTAAGAATTgtaggaaaataaaatgaagtaaaaacaaacaaacttttaaatttgaattgtgtcaaatataactaaatttttttcctacaacaagataaacaattaaacaaaaaagggaaaaagtgGGTATAATTTCGGAAACTGTGTGGCAATCTTATCAACGACTAATTCGGGTTTTAGCAAGCATGATTCAAGCCTGTGATTGCCTTTAGTTAAAAggttcttattatttatttaagttacggaaaaattatatttacttaattattgatttaaattattaaattgaatattcattattgattatttttatgttgttttaaaatattttttttattaaaatgataattactaTCGAATACTTATTTTGTAtctattattagtttattaccAAAATTCTCCAAATAATTCTTttcatgaataaatatatttttaattatttttaactatttatttaaaaacttcTTAATTCCCTTCTGTCCtccatcattttaatttttcattttctactatTTTGAATAAGGATAAATTGAGAAAATTGGTTGGTTAAATTTGGCAAAAATATTTCCGGTGAGTattttgatattaattattGTGTTTTTCTTTAACTGAAAGAAGAATTTTCTCAtccaaattttctaaaatttaaagcaTATACCTTAATTttatgtgcttttttttttgtcaaactgcctatcttttaaatatattttttttggaagaggGTCCTGTTAAGATTTCATCCACCACTATCCTTGCATAGCTTATATATTTCGATTTGTCCATCATGATGAATGAAGGCGAGATCTAGGTTAAGCGATAAAAGTATGAGGAATGACAAATTAAGGATATAAAAATGGCGATTTCGCGCAAACCTTGTAAAAGTTCATATAATCCTAAGTAAAaccatttatttattgattgtgttgtgtgtgtgtgcacgGTCTCAGGTCAGGTTAATTACACTCACATCTACATccactctctctttctctcttcttcttcttcttcctcctctaaGACGAATAATAATGGAGCAGCTTCAAACCCCCACCATCACCCATAATAACACGAACCCAGAAACCAACAATGGCGAATCCCTTTTCTTCCAAGACTTCGACAGCACCTGCTCCACCCCTTACGTCAGCGCCCCTTCCAGCCCCGGCCGTGGGCCCCTCCCCGGCTTCTTCTACAGCGCTCCGGCGAGTCCAATGCACTTCGCCATCACAGCCGCATCGTCTTACGAGAAAACTCCTTCTTCCGCACCAATGGGTTTCGAGTTCGAATTCTCCGCCCGGTTCGGGTGCTCCGGTTCGGCCGGGTCCGGTTCGATGAGCTCGGCCGACGAGCTGTTCCTCAACGGTCAGATCCGGCCCATGAAGCTCTCCAGCCACCTCGAACGGCCGCAGGTCCTGGCTCCCCTATTGGATCTGGAAGGAAATGAAGACGAGGAGGACGAGGAAGTAGTAGAAGAAGGCGTTAACGTTAACGTTAGCGTTGTCCGAGGAAGAGATCTGAGGCTGAGGGACAAGTCGGTTCGCAGGAGAACCAGATCCATGTCCCCTCTCCGGAGCAACACGCCCCTAGAGTGGGCCGAGAACGAGGAGGATCACGACCAAAACGTGACCAAGCCCAACAAAACCAACATGATTAGTTCCTCCGAAGCAGAGAAAGTAGAGGATGGTTTTGGTTTGGAGACAACACCTTCGGCCTCGTCCTCACGCTCTTCCTCCGCCGGGAGAAGCTCGAAGCGGTGGGTTTTCTTGAAGGACTTTCTCCGAAGCAAAAGCGAAGGGAGGAGTAACAACAAGTTCTGGTCCACCATTTCCTTCTCACCAACCAAAGACAAGAAAAACCAAAATCCaccaaacaccaacaaaaacGTGGCTTCTTCTGAAACCACGCAGAAACCCAAGGGAAGTAGTAGTTCTCAGACTTGGGCCAGGAGAATAAGTGGGAAGCCCACGAACGGTGTTGGGAAGAGGCGCGTGCCAGCCTCGCCGCACGAGTTGCACTATAAAGCAAACCGGGCCCAAGCAGAGGAGTTGAGGAAAAAGACCTTCCTCCCTTACAGGCAGGGTCTACTTGGATGCTTGGGATTTAGTTCTAAGGGTTATGGGGCCATCAATGGCTTTGCTAGAGCCTTAAACCCCGTTTCCTCCAGGTAAATTTCTTCGCTTTCCCTTTAATTG comes from Glycine soja cultivar W05 chromosome 20, ASM419377v2, whole genome shotgun sequence and encodes:
- the LOC114401415 gene encoding uncharacterized protein LOC114401415, translating into MEQLQTPTITHNNTNPETNNGESLFFQDFDSTCSTPYVSAPSSPGRGPLPGFFYSAPASPMHFAITAASSYEKTPSSAPMGFEFEFSARFGCSGSAGSGSMSSADELFLNGQIRPMKLSSHLERPQVLAPLLDLEGNEDEEDEEVVEEGVNVNVSVVRGRDLRLRDKSVRRRTRSMSPLRSNTPLEWAENEEDHDQNVTKPNKTNMISSSEAEKVEDGFGLETTPSASSSRSSSAGRSSKRWVFLKDFLRSKSEGRSNNKFWSTISFSPTKDKKNQNPPNTNKNVASSETTQKPKGSSSSQTWARRISGKPTNGVGKRRVPASPHELHYKANRAQAEELRKKTFLPYRQGLLGCLGFSSKGYGAINGFARALNPVSSR